AAAAATATTAGTATACATTTATTTGTATATAATCGAAAGAATATtggtatttaaattatttagttCTTACTTTCCAGCTTCTGTAAAATGTATACCAATTGGAACACCTACGAATTCTGCAAAACCCAAAATAGCTTTAAATTCTCTCATACAAAATGTAATTGATGTATCACAAGCAATATTATATTGGTCAAATTCCCCTTTGCCAAGAGCAAGTTGTGTCCTTGTTGTATTTGACAAGCCTGGAACAAATATAAAGTTGTATCTAACAAGAAAAAGGAATAACAATGTAACATATTGTTTACATAACAATTTACCCGAACTATCATCTACATAATTTCTAAGTAAAAGTTTTTGCAACGAAACTTCCAATGTTATTTCAATCAAATTTTGATGAAAATTATGCATAGCACCTCCCAATACGCGTGGCTGAGAAGACAGTTGATTTGATGCAGAATCTTTATCATATGCAGTCTAAAAAATACAAGTAATaatgaaaattaagaaataaTTCAAAACTATTAAAGATATATAAGACATACTTGCAGCATTTCACAATCTAATATGGGTAACAAATGTGTTTTGGTAACACCATTcttgtattttaaaataaataatatttcagatgCATCTGGTTCTAATCTTATGTGACATGTTTCCACCTGTTTATCTATTAAATTGGTTGCTTTAAATACTGTCATGGCACTCTGTAAAATATATCTATTGGctcatttataattttatataagaATATATTAGTTATTATTACCCTCATTGAAATTTTACATTTCAATGCATCATCCTCTTGTAGATCACCATAAACATAACATGAGAAATAGTTTTGGAATACTGTAAAGTCAGCGTATGCTGAATTTGCCATGTTGACAGTACGAAATGACAGAGCATTCCTTTGTGGTTCTATATACATCTCATCTCCAATTTTTGCCAATGCATGTATAGCCTTTGCTAAAACtattgaaaatatataaaaacatTTCATATTATTATGAATAATTTTTGAGGCAGAAGTTGATAAAATATAACCTAAATAAAGACATACACAACATACTTTTCACATTTACTCCTGGTACAACACATTTCATGTTGAACTTGCTCTATTAAGCTATTTATTGTTGAGTAAGTAAGCATCAAGTATTATTTAATTTGAGAAGCGATCGGTAAAGGGAAGTGAAAGATTTCATAATATTACGCGCGTTTAGAAACAAACTAGCGACTCCTTTACGGAGAACCAATCGTAACTTAGAAATGTACGTATAAACATTTATAACGTACgattgtaaataaataatataaat
This genomic window from Colletes latitarsis isolate SP2378_abdomen chromosome 8, iyColLati1, whole genome shotgun sequence contains:
- the Rad9 gene encoding cell cycle checkpoint control protein Rad9 isoform X1; this encodes MKCVVPGVNVKILAKAIHALAKIGDEMYIEPQRNALSFRTVNMANSAYADFTVFQNYFSCYVYGDLQEDDALKCKISMRSAMTVFKATNLIDKQVETCHIRLEPDASEILFILKYKNGVTKTHLLPILDCEMLQTAYDKDSASNQLSSQPRVLGGAMHNFHQNLIEITLEVSLQKLLLRNYVDDSSGLSNTTRTQLALGKGEFDQYNIACDTSITFCMREFKAILGFAEFVGVPIGIHFTEAGKPVIFSLKTSSFEANLILSTLSSDTESQTETTLNSKQDKPRKRRTEKKQVSRKPNNKSTSKIKNKSQNINKTLENANAKNIHPYLIEQTNELNRDIFKEKVDEQPSVSNRGLKNDQNKNEDNYLPVEQNTRKESRNAPSCSYNITTSLGKTSTSRKKLVNSVFSTVTKRKSSNDKTDTQQRQDNDISVILEDEVPDSPPPPTKKARLIFQKCFQKTFDPRTLPGYDIILAEDSDGCSSD